One genomic region from Muriicola soli encodes:
- a CDS encoding RNA-binding S4 domain-containing protein yields the protein MRIDKYLWCTRYYKTRNQATEACKKGHVKINEQVTKPSREVFPTDKITLRKNQIDFQLTVLEIPDSRVGAKIVGLYRTDTTPAEAFEHQEAQRLAQEYYRKKGTGRPTKKDRRNIDEYLDEGD from the coding sequence ATGCGCATAGACAAATACCTTTGGTGCACCCGCTATTACAAGACCCGTAACCAGGCAACAGAGGCGTGTAAAAAGGGACATGTAAAAATCAATGAGCAGGTTACCAAACCTTCAAGGGAGGTGTTTCCCACAGATAAAATCACTTTACGCAAGAATCAGATCGATTTCCAGCTTACTGTTCTGGAAATTCCTGACAGCCGGGTAGGTGCTAAGATCGTAGGGCTTTATAGAACTGATACTACACCCGCAGAGGCTTTTGAGCATCAGGAGGCGCAACGTCTGGCTCAGGAATACTATCGAAAAAAAGGGACCGGAAGGCCTACGAAAAAAGATCGAAGGAATATTGATGAATACCTGGATGAAGGGGACTA